The following proteins are encoded in a genomic region of Sneathiella marina:
- a CDS encoding glycosyltransferase family 9 protein codes for MQNILVIKHGALGDVILAQSPFQAIRQQHPDAKITLLTTKPFAGFLEKSGLFDDIWIDDKPKLWNFKRLATLRKKLRSGEFDRVYDLQTSQRTNTYFNLFAAGKKPEWCGYAKAGSHPHLSPMRTKIHTIERHVDQLGVIGVTDIPAADFSWAMTDISKFSLPSEIALLVPGGSAHRPEKRWPASRFGELACHLQNNGLTAVLLGGPAEADAIAEIRQLCPDAMDLSSQTSFGDIASLGAKAKLAIGNDTGPLHLISAVGCPTIVLFSKASNPDMSRPRGADVRVLREDNLADLPLQAVIDQLEITS; via the coding sequence ATGCAGAATATCCTGGTCATCAAGCACGGTGCCCTTGGCGACGTTATATTGGCACAATCCCCTTTTCAGGCCATCCGGCAGCAGCATCCAGATGCCAAGATTACGTTACTGACAACAAAACCGTTCGCCGGTTTTCTGGAAAAATCCGGCTTGTTTGATGACATCTGGATTGACGACAAACCGAAGCTGTGGAATTTCAAGCGCCTGGCGACACTTCGAAAAAAGCTAAGATCAGGCGAATTTGATCGGGTTTATGATTTACAGACATCACAGCGGACAAATACCTATTTCAATTTGTTTGCGGCTGGTAAAAAGCCGGAATGGTGTGGATATGCGAAAGCCGGCTCGCATCCCCATTTAAGCCCGATGCGGACGAAAATTCACACCATCGAGCGACATGTTGACCAACTGGGCGTCATCGGTGTCACGGACATTCCCGCGGCGGATTTTTCCTGGGCCATGACCGATATTTCCAAATTCTCCCTGCCCTCGGAGATTGCCTTGCTGGTCCCGGGAGGATCGGCTCATCGGCCGGAAAAAAGGTGGCCGGCCTCCCGCTTTGGCGAGCTTGCCTGCCATCTTCAGAATAACGGACTGACCGCCGTGCTGCTCGGCGGCCCCGCCGAAGCCGACGCTATTGCTGAAATCCGGCAGCTTTGCCCGGACGCCATGGATCTTTCCTCGCAAACCAGTTTCGGCGATATCGCCAGCCTTGGGGCCAAGGCAAAACTGGCGATTGGCAATGATACAGGACCGCTTCACCTCATTTCGGCTGTTGGTTGCCCGACCATCGTGCTATTTTCAAAAGCCTCCAATCCGGATATGTCGCGCCCGCGCGGCGCAGATGTTCGGGTGTTAAGAGAAGATAACCTTGCAGATTTACCTCTGCAGGCGGTTATTGACCAGTTGGAGATTACAAGCTGA
- a CDS encoding OmpA family protein, which yields MKNNAENARHLLNTFILTLSLTGASAAIAVAAQPIVISSTSTSNVQVNLPAPKSETKYTAPQRIIDGSNVIILVPPSLQKKAPEPRVVTPRVKPELSLPETAASKPAGTAAETTAIPVPPVNPAKLPPTETAEAAPGAGAPEKFDTVPENTALASGSSQPNAAEAAAVKQDVVSEAVAKVAPLTETGTPKETAPLQPQAGTDDAQPQAEETSPAPQKSNNVEAPTEPPKEKEIVVAALPPEQKPDPAPITRATGDMTRILFPAGEAALPVSAEAEIQAIADQLQNEGQNVQLIAYATGDSNSAARRLSLGRALSVRSKLMDLGVKNNKIEVRALGQPTGDGPVDRVDLVMIAR from the coding sequence ATGAAAAATAATGCGGAAAATGCGCGCCACCTTCTTAATACTTTTATCCTGACACTCTCTCTTACCGGTGCCAGTGCGGCCATTGCAGTCGCTGCTCAACCAATCGTCATATCAAGCACGAGCACGTCCAACGTACAGGTTAATTTGCCGGCGCCAAAATCCGAAACAAAATATACCGCACCGCAGCGGATAATAGATGGCAGCAACGTCATCATTCTGGTGCCGCCAAGTCTACAGAAAAAGGCCCCTGAGCCGAGGGTTGTTACCCCGCGGGTTAAGCCCGAATTATCCTTGCCCGAAACGGCAGCAAGTAAACCCGCAGGAACGGCGGCCGAGACAACAGCAATACCTGTACCGCCAGTTAATCCGGCAAAGCTTCCACCAACAGAAACAGCAGAGGCTGCTCCGGGTGCCGGCGCGCCTGAAAAATTTGATACGGTTCCCGAAAATACGGCCCTGGCGTCTGGCTCTTCACAGCCAAACGCAGCAGAGGCGGCAGCAGTAAAACAGGATGTTGTCTCTGAAGCGGTTGCAAAGGTGGCCCCCCTCACCGAAACCGGCACACCGAAAGAAACTGCGCCTTTACAGCCGCAAGCAGGAACGGATGATGCGCAACCCCAAGCGGAAGAAACTAGCCCGGCGCCCCAAAAATCGAACAATGTAGAAGCACCAACAGAGCCGCCGAAAGAAAAAGAAATCGTTGTTGCGGCCCTGCCTCCCGAACAGAAACCAGATCCTGCGCCCATTACACGGGCGACCGGTGACATGACGCGGATTTTGTTTCCCGCTGGCGAAGCAGCGCTTCCAGTTTCAGCAGAAGCTGAAATTCAGGCAATTGCCGATCAATTGCAGAATGAGGGACAGAATGTCCAGCTGATCGCCTACGCGACCGGGGATAGCAATAGTGCGGCACGGCGTCTTTCATTGGGCCGGGCCCTTTCTGTTCGATCAAAATTGATGGACCTGGGTGTGAAAAACAATAAAATTGAAGTACGGGCTCTGGGCCAGCCAACCGGTGATGGCCCTGTAGACCGGGTTGATTTAGTAATGATTGCGCGGTGA
- a CDS encoding glycosyltransferase, with product MADDMPRRVLWWGRFDPDYSRNRILRQAFLDLGWQVSDFIPSISPVAHLQALFTGIKTPDLVWVPAFRQRDVAAATRWAASRNIPLIFDPLISAYDKQVFERKKFSPESPKGHKLRIWESRLLNSAACVIADTQGHADFFAETFNIAREKISVIAVGAEEKLFKPGSSAEPSPSDPFEALFYGSFIGLQAPHIIVEAAKQCSAPIRWTLLGDGPERPGCEALAEDGNNINFEPTLPYPQLPDRIRQADLLLGIFGESDKAARVIPNKVYQSLACGKPVVTRSSTAYPGPDTNGLMQIAAGDPGALAARVTRLYENRAQLPVFGADARAYYDANFSTKSIELQLKTVVERVLFQ from the coding sequence ATGGCCGATGATATGCCGCGGCGCGTTTTATGGTGGGGGCGCTTTGATCCTGACTATTCCCGCAACCGCATCCTCCGGCAAGCCTTCCTCGACCTTGGATGGCAGGTGTCGGACTTTATCCCCAGCATAAGCCCTGTTGCGCATTTACAAGCGCTATTCACCGGGATCAAAACGCCAGACCTGGTCTGGGTACCGGCTTTTCGCCAACGGGATGTTGCCGCCGCCACCCGCTGGGCAGCCTCGCGAAATATTCCGTTGATATTCGACCCCTTGATATCCGCCTATGACAAGCAGGTGTTCGAGCGTAAAAAATTCAGCCCCGAATCCCCGAAAGGACATAAGCTTCGTATCTGGGAATCGCGCTTGTTGAATTCCGCTGCATGCGTCATTGCTGACACCCAGGGGCATGCGGACTTCTTCGCCGAGACCTTCAATATCGCCCGGGAAAAAATCAGCGTTATTGCGGTTGGCGCCGAAGAAAAGCTCTTTAAACCGGGTTCTTCAGCCGAGCCATCACCTTCGGATCCCTTTGAAGCCCTCTTCTATGGTAGTTTCATTGGCCTACAGGCGCCTCACATCATCGTGGAGGCCGCCAAGCAATGTTCCGCACCCATACGCTGGACATTGCTGGGAGACGGCCCGGAGCGGCCCGGCTGTGAAGCCCTGGCGGAAGATGGGAATAATATTAATTTTGAACCCACCCTTCCATATCCCCAGTTACCGGACCGAATTCGGCAAGCCGATCTCCTCCTCGGCATATTCGGAGAAAGTGACAAGGCCGCGCGGGTCATTCCCAACAAGGTTTATCAGTCGCTTGCCTGCGGCAAACCGGTGGTGACACGCAGCTCAACGGCCTATCCGGGTCCAGATACAAATGGTTTGATGCAGATAGCGGCCGGAGACCCGGGGGCCCTCGCCGCCCGCGTTACACGGCTGTATGAAAACAGGGCGCAGCTTCCCGTATTTGGCGCCGACGCCCGCGCCTATTATGATGCAAATTTCAGTACCAAATCCATTGAACTTCAGCTCAAAACTGTTGTTGAACGCGTTCTATTTCAATAA
- a CDS encoding Hsp20 family protein, with amino-acid sequence MRTYDFSPLLRSSVGFDRIEHLFRGLERASTDTSFPPYNIVKKDADNYRITMAVAGFAENEIEITANQNSLKVTGKSAKDKDEAEYLHRGLAARSFNQNFELAETIQVVGAEMENGLLHIDLVREIPEALKPRTIEISNGKLIENKAA; translated from the coding sequence ATGCGTACATATGATTTTTCACCTCTTTTGCGTTCTTCCGTAGGATTTGACCGCATCGAGCATCTCTTTCGCGGGCTAGAGCGCGCGTCGACCGATACCAGTTTCCCTCCCTATAATATCGTCAAGAAAGATGCGGATAACTACCGGATCACCATGGCGGTTGCCGGATTTGCGGAAAATGAAATCGAGATCACGGCAAACCAGAACTCGCTGAAGGTAACCGGCAAATCGGCCAAGGACAAAGACGAAGCAGAATATCTGCATCGCGGCCTCGCCGCCCGGTCCTTCAACCAGAATTTTGAGTTGGCGGAAACCATCCAGGTGGTTGGTGCCGAAATGGAAAACGGACTGCTTCATATTGATCTGGTCCGGGAAATTCCGGAAGCCCTGAAACCCCGGACAATCGAAATTTCCAATGGCAAATTGATTGAAAATAAAGCCGCTTAA
- a CDS encoding DMT family transporter — translation MTAPSFYQGLFFGFIAAFFWGTHSVIVRFLTNDLGGLAIACIRLYIAAICLGLFLKIRGYPIRVDVRSPVFWWTTVAATVNFVFFHVGLEYTDAHSAILLENTAPIFVIIGMFLIWRWKIRWAEICAVALVVFGAYYTVRESFGTGGDIVIGDIMEIVAGLVWAVFIVGSSRALSTSSSINERVNFLFGVFLVSAILMTPFLFFSTYHVTLFDGVLLVLLGVFPTAFAFIFWYEAAARVSTVTAALLFSLSIIFTFIFAAIFLGEEIRPDMMIGGALIILGVGISKFSSPQSAAKKT, via the coding sequence ATGACCGCTCCGTCCTTTTATCAGGGGCTATTCTTCGGGTTTATCGCGGCTTTCTTCTGGGGAACCCACAGTGTCATTGTGCGGTTTTTGACAAACGATCTGGGGGGATTGGCAATTGCCTGCATTCGTCTGTATATCGCCGCCATTTGCCTTGGGTTGTTTCTGAAAATTCGCGGCTATCCAATCCGCGTTGATGTGCGAAGCCCGGTATTCTGGTGGACGACCGTCGCTGCAACGGTAAATTTCGTGTTTTTCCATGTCGGGCTTGAATATACCGATGCACATAGTGCGATATTATTGGAGAATACGGCACCAATCTTCGTCATTATCGGCATGTTCCTGATTTGGCGATGGAAAATCAGATGGGCCGAGATATGTGCCGTGGCGCTGGTGGTTTTCGGGGCCTATTACACGGTGCGGGAGAGTTTCGGCACTGGCGGGGATATTGTCATCGGGGATATCATGGAAATTGTCGCCGGTTTGGTTTGGGCGGTTTTTATTGTTGGCAGCAGCCGGGCGCTGAGCACAAGTTCCAGTATCAATGAGCGGGTTAATTTTCTGTTCGGCGTGTTTCTGGTGTCGGCCATACTGATGACGCCGTTTTTGTTTTTCTCAACCTATCACGTGACCCTGTTTGATGGTGTTCTGCTGGTTTTACTTGGAGTATTCCCCACAGCCTTTGCCTTTATTTTCTGGTACGAGGCGGCGGCACGGGTGTCAACGGTGACGGCAGCACTTCTGTTCAGCCTGTCGATTATCTTCACATTTATTTTTGCCGCCATATTTCTGGGGGAAGAAATTCGTCCCGATATGATGATCGGCGGGGCGCTTATAATTCTAGGGGTTGGAATATCGAAATTTTCGTCACCGCAATCGGCGGCGAAAAAAACCTAG
- the thiE gene encoding thiamine phosphate synthase: MPLATVNITREWNRSTSMQGQELPERIPTRLYLISPAEIDLDSFETAFKEALEGGDVACFQLRLKDRPRDEIVTAAKRLMPLAQAANVAFLLNDDPQLARELGADGVHIGQDDMPFKAAREIVGANAIVGVTCKNSKHLAMQAAENGADYVAFGAFFPSTTKDETTRADVDILSWCSGLIETPCVAIGGITVENAPALVKNGADFLSVSAGVWNYKAGPKQAVRDFNRMIDKVIATC, translated from the coding sequence GTGCCGCTCGCGACGGTGAATATAACGCGGGAATGGAATAGGTCGACGTCAATGCAAGGCCAGGAATTACCGGAAAGAATACCCACTCGGCTCTATTTAATCTCCCCCGCAGAGATCGATTTGGACAGCTTTGAAACAGCCTTCAAGGAAGCACTGGAAGGCGGAGATGTCGCCTGCTTCCAGCTCAGGCTGAAAGATCGCCCGCGGGATGAAATTGTTACGGCCGCAAAGCGTTTGATGCCACTTGCCCAGGCGGCTAATGTCGCTTTTTTATTGAATGATGACCCGCAATTGGCTCGTGAGTTGGGCGCCGATGGTGTTCATATCGGGCAAGATGACATGCCGTTCAAGGCAGCCCGGGAGATTGTTGGGGCAAATGCCATTGTTGGTGTAACCTGTAAAAATTCCAAGCACCTGGCCATGCAAGCGGCGGAAAATGGGGCGGATTATGTGGCCTTCGGCGCTTTTTTCCCGTCAACCACCAAAGATGAGACGACCCGCGCCGATGTTGACATTCTCAGCTGGTGTTCCGGGCTTATCGAAACACCTTGTGTTGCCATCGGCGGCATAACCGTGGAAAACGCACCGGCGCTGGTTAAAAATGGGGCGGATTTTCTTTCCGTGTCTGCCGGCGTCTGGAACTACAAGGCTGGCCCGAAACAGGCGGTCCGAGATTTCAATCGCATGATTGATAAGGTAATCGCAACCTGTTAG
- a CDS encoding inositol monophosphatase family protein, which translates to MARKSALINAMELSARKAARKLNRDFNEVEHLQVSRKGPADFVSQADLTAEATLREELGRLRPDFGFILEEGGVVPSKDGVHSWVIDPLDGTTNFLHGLPHFAISIGVKAGKEIIAGIVLDPIRDELFWAEKGVGSFMNSRRLRVSNRKSMADCILATGIPFAGIADHDKFLKEVAAVMEVSAGIRRFGVASLDLAYVAAGRFDGFWERNLKEWDMAAGIIIAREAGAMVSQLDGGEKMLEKGDILATAGGINKSMLDIFRKIRLGR; encoded by the coding sequence ATGGCGAGAAAATCCGCCCTTATCAACGCAATGGAACTCTCCGCGCGCAAAGCCGCGCGCAAACTTAATCGCGACTTCAACGAAGTCGAGCATTTACAGGTTTCGCGTAAAGGCCCTGCTGATTTCGTGAGCCAGGCGGATTTGACGGCCGAAGCGACATTGCGTGAGGAATTGGGCCGGCTACGGCCGGACTTTGGTTTCATCCTTGAAGAAGGCGGCGTTGTCCCGTCAAAAGACGGTGTCCATAGTTGGGTTATTGACCCTTTGGATGGGACCACCAATTTCTTGCATGGATTACCTCATTTCGCCATTTCCATCGGGGTCAAAGCAGGCAAGGAAATCATTGCCGGTATTGTTCTTGATCCGATCCGTGATGAGCTTTTCTGGGCGGAAAAAGGGGTCGGCTCCTTTATGAACAGCCGCCGCCTTCGGGTTTCAAACCGGAAAAGCATGGCTGATTGCATTCTGGCAACGGGGATTCCCTTTGCCGGTATCGCAGATCATGACAAATTCCTGAAGGAAGTGGCGGCGGTCATGGAGGTCTCTGCCGGTATTCGGCGATTTGGCGTTGCGTCCCTTGACCTAGCCTATGTTGCAGCGGGTCGCTTTGATGGTTTCTGGGAGCGGAATTTAAAGGAATGGGACATGGCTGCCGGTATTATTATCGCCCGCGAAGCAGGTGCCATGGTCAGCCAACTGGATGGCGGAGAGAAAATGCTGGAAAAAGGCGATATTCTGGCAACCGCTGGCGGCATCAATAAATCCATGCTGGATATTTTCCGAAAGATTAGATTGGGACGTTAA
- the efp gene encoding elongation factor P: MKINGNAIRPGNVVEHKGGLWVAVKIQHTQPGKGGAYLQVELKNLRDGTKLNERFRASESVEKVRLEQKPHQYLFADGDMLTFMDTSTYDQVSISSDMIGERAVYLQDGMAVEIEFHEDSPLTVILPEQVILEITETEPTVKGQTAASSYKPAIMENGVRIMVPPFCGTGEKVVVNTETSEYLKRAE; encoded by the coding sequence ATGAAAATAAATGGAAACGCAATTCGCCCCGGAAACGTGGTTGAACATAAAGGGGGTCTTTGGGTCGCCGTAAAAATTCAGCATACACAGCCTGGAAAAGGCGGTGCCTATCTTCAAGTGGAGCTAAAAAACTTGCGGGATGGCACGAAGCTCAATGAACGGTTCCGGGCTTCTGAGTCTGTTGAGAAGGTGCGGCTTGAGCAAAAACCACATCAATATCTGTTTGCCGATGGCGATATGCTGACCTTCATGGATACAAGTACATATGATCAGGTTTCCATTTCAAGCGATATGATCGGCGAGCGAGCGGTCTATCTTCAGGATGGCATGGCTGTTGAAATTGAATTTCACGAGGACAGCCCCCTCACCGTAATTCTGCCCGAACAGGTCATTCTGGAAATCACAGAGACCGAGCCGACAGTGAAAGGCCAGACAGCCGCGTCCTCTTACAAGCCAGCAATCATGGAAAATGGTGTCCGTATCATGGTTCCGCCTTTTTGCGGAACGGGCGAAAAAGTCGTCGTCAATACGGAAACTTCAGAATATCTTAAGCGCGCGGAATAG
- a CDS encoding DUF1465 family protein, which translates to MSTGHEEETVPAIGTIFFSSTYDEALALTREARAYLAGPGQEAVQELSSEQSFGYATESLRMTTRLTEAMSWLFFQRAVQAGEITAEEAQDKDCHLQHADVCLPDIERDVSELPEGLVSLLGRTEHLYRRIARLDQMAIHAYERARS; encoded by the coding sequence ATGAGTACAGGTCACGAAGAGGAAACGGTGCCCGCCATCGGCACGATATTTTTCTCCTCCACCTATGATGAGGCATTGGCCCTGACCCGCGAGGCCCGTGCGTATCTCGCCGGACCCGGGCAGGAGGCTGTTCAGGAGCTGTCATCGGAGCAGAGTTTCGGCTATGCAACGGAATCACTGCGGATGACCACGCGCCTGACCGAAGCCATGTCCTGGCTGTTTTTTCAGCGGGCGGTGCAAGCGGGTGAAATCACGGCGGAAGAAGCCCAAGACAAGGACTGTCATCTTCAGCATGCTGATGTGTGTTTACCCGACATAGAAAGGGATGTTTCCGAGCTGCCCGAGGGGCTGGTGTCGTTGCTGGGACGGACTGAGCATCTGTACCGCCGTATAGCCCGTCTTGATCAGATGGCGATCCATGCCTATGAACGGGCCCGATCCTAG
- the rpmE gene encoding 50S ribosomal protein L31 codes for MKKEIHPDYHTITVEMTDGSTFETRSTYGKEGDVLKLDIDIKTHPAWTGGTQLVRDDGQVAKFNKRFASFGIK; via the coding sequence ATGAAAAAAGAAATACATCCAGATTACCACACCATCACAGTCGAAATGACCGATGGATCGACTTTCGAAACCCGTTCTACATACGGCAAGGAAGGCGATGTTTTGAAGCTTGATATTGATATCAAGACACATCCTGCCTGGACCGGCGGCACACAGCTGGTTCGTGACGATGGACAGGTTGCCAAGTTTAACAAGCGTTTCGCAAGCTTCGGTATCAAGTAA
- a CDS encoding ABC transporter transmembrane domain-containing protein: MTDSREAEIRAENTGKPREGIGHLVELLRFVRPYKWAVAGALVALVFAAGSTLGIGQAIRLLLDKGFSASSGALEPYFIWLMGVVAVLAIATFGRFYLVSWIGERVIADIRKAVFDHVLTLNPAFFEITRTGEVLSRLTTDTTLIQTVIGSSISVALRNFLLFIGGLGALIYTSPSLAGIVLLVVPIVIVPIIVFGRQVRKLSRASQDSVAAVSARADETLRSIQTSQAYTHEQHDRLHFAEEVEISFRIAIKRIRARAWLTALVILLIFGAIDFVLWSGATAVVNGTMTAGTLGAFLFYAVVVAGSMGSLSEVWGDLQRAAGASERLLELLAEEPTVTVVDTPLPLQDRLQEKISFDKVLFHYPSRPDMPALETVSLDIKKGETVALVGPSGAGKTTVFQLLLRFYDPQSGAISIDGTDIAKTDPTQLRSLMGLVPQEPVIFADTAYNNIRYGRPEATDEEVRAAADAAVATEFIDAMPEGFHTEFGERGVKLSGGQKQRIAIARAILRDPEILLLDEATSALDAESERLVQVALEHLMQNRTTLVIAHRLATVLNADRIIVLEKGTVAAEGTHEDLMREDGLYAKLAKLQFDTGRAALTA; the protein is encoded by the coding sequence GTGACAGATAGCAGGGAAGCCGAGATCCGGGCGGAAAACACCGGAAAGCCGAGGGAGGGGATCGGCCACCTCGTGGAATTGCTGCGATTCGTCCGTCCCTATAAATGGGCTGTTGCCGGTGCTCTGGTGGCGCTGGTGTTTGCCGCTGGCAGTACCCTCGGGATCGGGCAGGCAATCCGCCTGCTGCTGGATAAGGGATTTTCTGCAAGCTCCGGGGCGCTGGAGCCGTATTTTATCTGGCTGATGGGCGTGGTCGCCGTGCTGGCAATTGCCACTTTCGGCCGGTTTTATCTGGTGTCGTGGATTGGCGAGCGGGTCATCGCCGATATCCGCAAAGCGGTGTTTGATCATGTGCTTACCCTGAACCCGGCATTTTTTGAAATTACCCGGACCGGCGAGGTGTTGTCGCGGCTGACCACGGACACGACCTTGATCCAGACGGTTATCGGTTCGTCTATTTCTGTGGCCCTTCGAAATTTTCTGTTATTTATCGGTGGGCTGGGTGCCCTGATTTACACCAGCCCGTCGCTGGCCGGTATTGTCCTTCTGGTAGTGCCCATCGTCATTGTCCCGATCATCGTGTTTGGCCGCCAGGTGCGCAAACTCAGCCGGGCCAGCCAGGATAGTGTGGCCGCCGTTAGCGCCCGGGCGGATGAAACCCTGCGATCAATCCAGACGTCGCAGGCTTATACCCATGAGCAGCATGACCGGCTGCATTTTGCTGAAGAGGTCGAGATCAGTTTTCGCATTGCCATCAAGCGTATTCGTGCTCGCGCCTGGCTGACGGCACTGGTGATTCTCCTGATTTTCGGGGCCATTGACTTTGTTCTGTGGAGCGGGGCGACCGCGGTGGTGAACGGCACCATGACAGCCGGGACCCTGGGCGCCTTTCTCTTCTATGCCGTTGTTGTCGCCGGTTCCATGGGATCGCTCAGCGAGGTTTGGGGCGATCTGCAGCGGGCTGCCGGTGCGTCGGAGCGTCTGCTGGAATTACTGGCGGAAGAACCGACGGTGACGGTTGTCGATACTCCCTTGCCGCTGCAAGACCGGTTGCAGGAAAAAATAAGCTTCGATAAGGTCCTGTTCCATTATCCCTCGCGCCCGGACATGCCGGCGCTGGAGACGGTTTCCCTTGATATCAAGAAAGGTGAGACCGTTGCATTGGTCGGGCCCAGTGGCGCCGGTAAAACAACGGTTTTTCAATTGCTGCTGCGCTTTTATGATCCGCAAAGCGGCGCAATCTCCATCGATGGTACGGATATCGCCAAGACCGATCCAACGCAGTTACGCTCCTTGATGGGGCTGGTCCCGCAGGAACCGGTTATCTTTGCCGATACGGCGTATAACAATATCCGCTATGGCCGGCCAGAGGCTACCGATGAAGAAGTCCGTGCCGCTGCCGATGCCGCTGTGGCCACGGAATTTATCGACGCCATGCCCGAAGGTTTCCACACCGAGTTTGGCGAGCGGGGCGTCAAGCTGTCCGGTGGTCAAAAGCAGCGCATCGCCATTGCCCGCGCCATTTTACGCGATCCGGAAATCCTCCTTCTGGACGAGGCAACCTCGGCGCTGGATGCGGAAAGCGAGCGGTTGGTTCAGGTTGCTCTGGAGCATTTGATGCAAAACCGCACGACGCTGGTCATTGCGCACAGGCTGGCAACCGTCCTGAACGCGGATCGTATTATCGTACTGGAGAAGGGCACCGTCGCAGCCGAAGGGACCCATGAAGATCTCATGCGCGAAGACGGGCTTTATGCGAAACTTGCCAAACTGCAGTTTGATACGGGCCGGGCTGCACTTACTGCTTGA
- a CDS encoding peptidoglycan -binding protein has product MARRRSGQRASYEIWPGFVDALTTLLLVIIFLLVVFVLAQFFLSQALSGRDAALEKLNQQVNELSDLLALERGTSAQLENEISQITIDLARTQEERDNVIIQLDTLNSRALSAEEDRDRLTILLKEQTEKATAAETALAATAEKLVVSEEVVRANLAELESLKRDIVSLEALRKKLETDVSDMAAKLQLSDEQLEELTSKLASSETEVGNLRDRSKELEARLAEETDRTVLAQKDIEEREIRLAELQTLYLQTQDKLTEEEALSAAAASQVALLNAQINSLRSELAKLNQALEASEAKDIEQQAQIADLGSRLNQALAQKVQELQQYRSEFFGKLREVLRNRPGISIVGDRFVFQSEVLFGEGQAQLGPQGRQDMAKFAATLLSISKDIPKDIDWILRVDGHTDSQPINTARFPSNWELSMARALSVTKFLIGQGIPANRLAPTGFGEFQPIDDREDEIGYLRNRRIELKLTER; this is encoded by the coding sequence ATGGCTCGTAGACGCAGCGGACAGCGCGCCAGTTATGAAATATGGCCCGGCTTTGTCGACGCCCTTACCACCCTATTGCTGGTTATCATATTTCTGCTCGTGGTTTTTGTCCTGGCACAATTTTTCCTCTCACAAGCTCTCTCCGGCCGTGACGCGGCGCTTGAAAAACTCAATCAGCAAGTCAATGAGCTTTCAGATCTTCTCGCCCTGGAACGCGGTACCAGTGCGCAACTTGAAAATGAGATAAGCCAAATAACAATCGATCTCGCCCGCACACAGGAAGAGCGGGACAATGTCATTATCCAACTGGATACCCTCAACAGCCGAGCCTTATCTGCCGAAGAAGATCGTGATCGATTGACGATATTGCTGAAAGAGCAAACTGAAAAAGCAACGGCGGCCGAAACCGCCCTTGCCGCGACGGCCGAAAAACTGGTGGTCAGCGAGGAAGTTGTCAGAGCCAATCTGGCAGAGCTTGAAAGTCTGAAACGCGATATCGTGTCCTTGGAAGCCCTGCGCAAAAAGCTGGAAACGGATGTCAGTGACATGGCAGCCAAGTTGCAGCTCAGCGATGAACAGCTGGAAGAGCTGACATCGAAACTGGCATCAAGTGAAACCGAAGTTGGCAACTTGCGCGATCGCAGTAAGGAACTGGAAGCCCGCCTGGCAGAGGAAACGGATCGCACGGTTTTGGCGCAAAAAGATATAGAAGAGCGTGAAATCCGGTTGGCCGAGTTGCAAACGCTCTACCTCCAAACACAGGACAAATTAACAGAGGAAGAAGCGTTATCCGCGGCGGCGGCTTCGCAAGTTGCGTTGTTGAACGCACAGATCAATTCCCTCAGATCTGAACTGGCAAAACTTAATCAGGCCCTGGAGGCAAGCGAAGCTAAAGACATCGAACAGCAGGCGCAAATCGCCGATTTGGGCAGCCGGCTTAACCAGGCGCTCGCTCAAAAAGTTCAGGAGTTGCAACAATACCGGTCAGAATTTTTTGGAAAGTTAAGGGAAGTTCTGCGCAATCGCCCCGGCATAAGTATCGTTGGAGACCGGTTCGTTTTCCAATCCGAGGTTTTGTTCGGTGAAGGCCAGGCACAGCTTGGTCCGCAAGGCCGGCAGGATATGGCTAAATTTGCCGCAACATTGCTGAGCATTTCCAAGGATATTCCCAAGGATATCGACTGGATCCTTCGGGTGGATGGCCATACGGACAGTCAGCCGATCAATACGGCCCGCTTCCCGTCCAACTGGGAGCTGTCCATGGCGCGGGCATTATCCGTTACGAAATTCCTGATCGGTCAGGGAATCCCTGCAAACCGGCTTGCCCCCACCGGCTTTGGCGAATTCCAGCCCATTGACGATCGTGAAGATGAAATCGGCTATTTGCGTAATCGGCGAATTGAATTAAAGCTCACGGAAAGATAG